A genomic window from Chelonoidis abingdonii isolate Lonesome George chromosome 26, CheloAbing_2.0, whole genome shotgun sequence includes:
- the CNPY2 gene encoding LOW QUALITY PROTEIN: protein canopy homolog 2 (The sequence of the model RefSeq protein was modified relative to this genomic sequence to represent the inferred CDS: substituted 1 base at 1 genomic stop codon) — protein sequence MNGCVSHTLCLSLILVFLLSNVLAWSSQDLHCGACRALVDELEWEISQVDPKKTIQMGSFRINPDGSQSVVEVPYARSEAHLTELLEQVCEKMKEYGEKVDPSTHRKSXGRVISHDGTKMDLSGTKIDGDVTSRLKFACESIAEEYEDELIEFFSHETDNIKDRLCSKRTDLCDHALNIPHDEL from the exons ATGAATGGCTGCGTTTCACACACACTCTGCCTGTCCCTCATCCTGGTGTTCCTGTTGAGCAATGTCCTTGCTTGGAGTAGTCAGGATCTCCATTGTGGAG cttGTCGGGCCCTGGTGGACGAGCTGGAGTGGGAGATCTCCCAGGTGGACCCCAAGAAAACCATCCAGATGGGGTCGTTCCGTATCAACCCGGACGGCAGCCAGTCAGTCGTAGAG GTGCCCTACGCCAGATCAGAAGCTCACCTGACGGAGCTGCTGGAGCAGGTCTGTGAGAAGATGAAggagtatggggagaaggtggatCCCTCCACCCACCGGAAAAGCTAAGGCCGCGTGATCTCCCACGACGGGACCAAGATGGACCTTTCTGGGACCAAAATAGACGGGGACGTGACATCCCGCCTGAAGTTTGCG TGCGAGAGTATCGCTGAGGAGTATGAAGATGAGCTCATTGAATTCTTCTCCCATGAGACCGACAATATCAAGGATCGGCTTTGCAGCAAGCGGACTG ATCTGTGCGACCATGCCCTGAACATCCCCCATGATGAGCTGTGA